A window from Osmia lignaria lignaria isolate PbOS001 chromosome 8, iyOsmLign1, whole genome shotgun sequence encodes these proteins:
- the RpS30 gene encoding ribosomal protein S30 has product MQLQIRGEHTTVVDSHENETIGELKKRIVELNAAANTGFNLYCSGFLLQNDAVIGELTSNVLELTVSLPGGKVHGSLARAGKVKAQTPKVEKQEKSKKKTGRAKRRIQYNRRFVNVVQTFGRRRGPNANSNS; this is encoded by the exons ATGCAGCTGCAAATCAGAGGAGAACACACGACTGTTGTCGACTCGCACGAGAATGAAACTATTGGAGAattaaag AAAAGAATTGTGGAGTTGAATGCTGCTGCAAATACAGGGTTCAACCTATACTGCTCTGGCTTTTTGTTGCAAAATGATGCAGTAATAGGAGAACTTACATCAAATGTTTTGGAATTGACAGTTTCTCTTCCTGGTG GTAAGGTGCATGGATCTTTAGCTCGTGCTGGTAAAGTAAAGGCACAAACTCCAAAA GTGGAGAAGCAGGAAAAGAGCAAGAAGAAAACTGGCCGAGCCAAGAGGAGGATTCAGTATAACCGAAGATTCGTGAACGTCGTTCAGACCTTTGGTCGCCGTCGTGGACCAAATGCTAATTCTAATTCGTAA
- the Dcr-1 gene encoding endoribonuclease Dcr-1, protein MAFPLNDQIYTKSFTPREYQVELFYAARNKNIIVCLGKTYEQTFIVIKLIQEFAANNRRLLSEGGKRSLYILTDEEKCTIKSSYIQQLTDLKVLLCSTCSSGEFEETFETSHVLVLTSETCTELLAEKKILPHQINLVIVDECHKFINDKKLKFILQTFLSCSNVPRIIGLAVPLFNLTQEAGRLGLEIEKVEATFKCEVETASDILSILRYSPKAKEYVVEYSNGEKGELHSTIRNYILHAIEFLRDHRHDPTEIYNEEFYEDIQKIPDPTEKPFEMMQDFLHILETLGPWCADRAALALLILTEKLKIKTPYERHYLLLNMVASVFIKIRALCDNAFEALSEKERVYKYTTPKVHRLLQILKTYTPYYTKDNNNSHNKINGENSSQRLTVNNRENSIRDKFNQTKKANEENHKKPFKFQRHMRGATDPDLLCGVIFVDKGFVAKVLFYLLNEISAHDEDLEFLSPLYTIERNTDDVSYSKDLEIEHKKQEEVLKKFRIHECNLLISTSILEEGIDIPKCNFVMRYDFPKTYQSYVQCKSRARAIDALHVLLVPKETSKECIWQLAQYHYIEKTLLIKCSNNEPSEEEENVADMYAAMIPHYKPLSGDDAPKVTFNSAISLVNRYCAKLPSDTFTRLTPEWSIEPVIVDNMPMYICSLRLPINSPVKYAVSSYPMPNRAMARRMAALQLCIDLHRKNEIDDNLLPIGKENFKAKPEDAEVPALPDEIKIDFSEARPGTTKRRQYYYKKTANALTDCRPIVGVPSYLYHINMVLSCPLPEEQNTRGRRIYPPEESAIGFGIITLKEIPKLCPFPIYTRSGEVHVKLKLSKNIVILNETQIEKIATFLNYTFTNVLRLQQYLMLFDPNASENSYMIVPVKLDTDSDVTVDWEFLECIYNNRTTVPTKVPEEERKDFKFDALKYHDAVIMPWYRNQDQPQYFYVAEICTNLNPKSSFPGHDYSTFEEYYFKKYGIQIQNLDQPLLDVDHTSARLNFLTPRYVNRKGVALPTSSEETKRAKRENLEQKQILVAELCAIHPFPASLWRQAVCLPCILYRINALLLANQIRCQVAQMINLGQENLASDFEWPALDFGWSLAEVLKKSKESEKAKMAKNDTTQLNSAINTIDNKYQNESEKKINNLNKLDMEDLIEKEYEFQMENDNMTEKELEISNDEDELEIGTWSNDMAMNTIDCETNDLKSFPVTVLPNNFNWSDVRYGSPACESDYDGYVSDDIYSDGFVDSSDESEDENRGLRISYMGENVAEAVEDEKQISKQEINKKILDLLETEKNLDTLWSYTDEQEESLIAKHRQTHYEFTKIRECEIMENGSFISCDKEIVIKRKNSFNSQLEDNSSDHKYKVHVQSIVNLFTTEVLDNYNTLQLIKQKSNNSKFTYHPSNNLFSFDFQPELENHPGPSPSLILQALTMSNANDGINLERLETIGDSFLKYAITTYLYCTYDNIHEGKLSHLRSKQVSNLNLYRLGRQKMLGESMIATKFEPHDNWLPPCYYVPKELEQALIESGIPSTLWNQADIPTLQAVNPNEITQLVRETEQKLGIMKDELVRNEAMLSNSLDNLRCFIPYNLITQHSIPDKSIADCVEALIGAYLIACGPRGALLFMAWLGIHVLPVEEVGIVQETEPEERIPGSTPYVKGTNEKGETTWAQIRYGKLEEPQNPLLRYIPDPEQELQMMLDGYEELEKSIGYKFNDISYLLQAFTHASYQPNKLTDCYQRLEFLGDAVLDYLITRHLYEDARQHSPGALTDLRSALVNNTIFASLAVRCGFHKYFRHLSPGLSVVINRFVRIQEENGHSISEEYYLIGEEKCEEAEDVEVPKALGDVFESLAGAIYLDSGMSLDAVWSVYYVIMKNEIEQFSTNVPKSPIRELLELEPETAKFGKPEKLADGRRVRVTVDVFGKGSFKGIGRNYRIAKCTAAKCALKKLKQMQNYPRDKDRISELKHEKSRERLFKC, encoded by the exons ATGGCATTTCCACTGAACGATCAGATTTATACAAAATCTTTTACACCTAGAGAGTATCAA GTAGAGCTATTCTATGCTGCTagaaataagaatatcattgtttGCCTAGGAAAAACTTAtgaacaaactttcattgttattaaattaattcaagAATTTGCTGCGAACAATAGAAG gtTACTAAGTGAAGGAGGAAAACGATCATTATATATATTAACAGATGAAGAAAAATGTACTATAAAATCAAGTTATATACAACAGTTAACAGATTTAAAAGTATTACTATGCAGTACTTGTTCATCCGGTGAATTTGAAGAAACATTTGAGACTTCTCAT gtGTTGGTTTTAACATCAGAAACATGTACAGAATTATTAGCAGAGAAAAAGATCTTACCCCATCAGATAAATCTAGTCATAGTTGATGAGTGccataaatttataaatgataagaaattaaaatttattttacaaacttTTCTATCTTGTTCCAATGTTCCTAGAATTATTGGATTAGCTGTaccattatttaatttaacacaAGAAGCTGGGAGACTAGGATTAGAAATAGAAAAGGTAGAAGCTACATTTAAATGTGAAGTCGAAACAGCTAGTGATATATTATCTATATTAAg gTATAGTCCTAAGGCTAAAGAATATGTAGTGGAATATTCCAATGGTGAGAAAGGAGAATTGCACAGTACTATTagaaattatatattacatGCCATTGAATTTTTACGCGATCATCGTCATGACCCAACAGAAATTTATAACGAAGAGTTTTACGAGGATATTCAGAAAATACCTGATCCTACAGAAAAACCTTTTGAAATGATGCAAGACTTTTTGCACATATTAGAAACTCTTGGTCCATGGTGTGCAGACCGTGCCGCACTTGCTCTTTTAATCTTAaccgaaaaattgaaaataaaaacccCATATGAAAggcattatttattattaaacatgGTTGCGtcagtttttattaaaataagagCACTGTGCGATAACGCATTCGAAGCTTTATCTGAAAAAGAGAGGGTATATAAATACACTACACCGAAAGTCCATAGATTACTACAAATTTTGAAAACGTATACACCGTATTACACCAAGGATAACAATAATtctcataataaaataaatggcgAAAATAGTTCTCAAAGATTAACTGTAAATAATAGAGAAAATTCTATTAGGgataaatttaatcaaactaAGAAAGCTAATGAAGAGAATCATAAGAAACCATTTAAATTTCAACGACATATGCGCGGAGCTACAGATCCGGATTTACTTTGCGGAGTAATTTTTGTAGATAAAGGATTTGTAGCAAAAGTTCTGTTTTATTTATTGAACGAAATATCTGCGCACGATgaagatttagaatttttatcgcCTCTTTACACGATTGAAAGAAATACTGATGATGTTAGTTATTCAAAAGATTTAGAAATAGAGCACAAAAAGCAGGAAgaagttttgaaaaaatttagaaTACACGAATGTAATTTATTGATTTCAACTTCAATTTTAGAAGAAG gtaTAGATATTCCGAAATGTAACTTTGTAATGAGATACGATTTTCCAAAAACTTACCAATCCTATGTACAGTGTAAAAGTCGAGCTAGAGCAATAGATGCCTTACACGTATTATTAGTACCAAAAGAAACGTCAAAGGAGTGCATATGGCAATTAgcacaatatcattatatagAAAAG ACTTTGTTAATAAAATGTTCTAATAACGAACCatctgaagaagaagaaaatgtagCAGACATGTACGCTGCTATGATACCACACTATAAACCACTCAGTGGAGATGATGCACCTAAAGTAACATTTAATTCTGCTATATCATTGGTAAACAG GTACTGTGCTAAATTACCTAGCGATACTTTTACAAGATTAACTCCAGAGTGGTCTATCGAACCGGTGATTGTAGACAATATGCCTATGTACATTTGTTCTTTGCGTTTACCTATAAATTCTCCAGTAAAGTATGCAGTATCG tcataTCCTATGCCtaatagagctatggcaagacgaATGGCTGCTTTGCAGTTATGCATCGATTTAcacagaaaaaatgaaatagatgataatttattacctATTGGAAAGGAGAATTTCAAAGCTAAACCAGAAGATGCCGAAGTACCTGCTTTAccagatgaaattaaaatagacTTCTCTGAAGCTCGACCTGGAACAACTAAACGTagacaatattattataaaaag acaGCAAACGCATTAACAGACTGTAGACCAATAGTTGGAGTTCCTTCTTATCTGTATCATATTAACATGGTTCTAAGTTGTCCCTTACCTGAAGAGCAGAATACTAGAGGTCGTCGAATATATCCTCCTGAAGAATCAGCTATTGGTTTTGGAATAATAACACTGAAAGAAATCCCTAAA ttaTGCCCATTTCCAATTTATACTAGATCTGGAGAAGTTCATGTAAAATTGAAACTCAGTAAAAACATTGTTATTTTGAATGAAACACAAATAGAGAAAATTGCGACTTTCCTTAATTATACTTTTACAAATGTACTGCGATTACAGCAATATTTAATGCTATTCGATCCTAATGCTTCTGAAAACTCATATATGATTGTACCTGTAAAATTAG ACACGGATTCTGATGTCACTGTGGACTGGGAGTTTTtagaatgtatatataataatcgAACTACAGTGCCAACTAAGGTTcccgaagaggaaagaaaagattTTAAATTTGATGCATTAAAGTATCATGATGCAGTAATTATGCCTTGGTATAGGAATCAGGACCAACCTCag tatttttatgttgctgaaatttgtacaaatttaaaTCCCAAGTCTTCTTTTCCTGGCCACGATTACAGTACTTTTGAAGAGTACTATTTTAAGAAATATGGaatacaaatacaaaatttGGATCAACCTTTGTTAGATGTAGATCATACATCAGCTAGATTAAACTTTTTAACACCCAG ATATGTTAATCGGAAAGGCGTTGCTTTGCCCACAAGTAgcgaagaaacgaaacgagcaaaacGAGAAAATTTAGAACAAAAGCAAATTCTTGTTGCTGAATTATGTGCTATTCATCCTTTTCCAGCATCATTGTGGAGACAAGCAGTTTGTCtaccttgtattttatataGAATTAATGCCTTGTTACTTGCTAATCAAATACGATGTCAAGTTGCACAAATGATAAATTTAGGACAAGAAAATTTAGCTTCCG ATTTTGAATGGCCAGCATTAGATTTTGGATGGAGTTTAGCTGAAGTTTTAAAAAAATCCAAAGAATCTGAAAAAGCGAAAATGGCTAAAAATGATACTACTCAACTAAATTCAGCAATCAACACAATAGACAACAAATATCAAAATGAAtctgagaaaaaaataaataatttaaacaagcTTGACATGGaagatttaattgaaaaagaatACGAATTTCAAATGGAAAATGATAATATGACAGAAAAAGAGCTAGAAATATCAAATGACGAAGACGAATTAGAAATTGGCACTTGGTCGAATGACATGGCGATGAATACTATTGATTGCGAAACAAATGACTTAAAGTCATTTCCTGTGACTGTTTTACCAAATAATTTTAACTGGAGTGATGTTCGATACGGTTCCCCTGCGTGTGAATCAGATTATGATGGATATGTATCGGATGATATCTATAGTGATGGATTTGTAGATAGTTCAGATGAGAGTGAAGATGAAAACAGAGGCTTACGCATTTCTTATATGGGAGAAAATGTTGCAGAGGCTGTAGAGGACGAGAAACAGATATCTaaacaagaaattaataaaaagattttGGATTTATTAGAGACTGAAAAAAATTTAGATACTTTATGGTCATATACAGACGAGCAGGAAGAATCTTTAATAGCAAAACACAGACAAACTCACTATGAATTTACTAAAATAAGGGAATGTGAAATAATGGAAAATGGATCTTTCATATCCTGTGATAAAGAgattgtaattaaaagaaagaattcaTTTAATTCACAGCTTGAAGACAATTCGTCAGATCATAAATACAAAGTTCATGTACAAAGTATTGTTAACCTGTTTACCACAGAAGTATTAGATAATTACAACACCTTGCAACTAATAAAACAGAAATCAAATAATTCCAAATTCACATATCACCCGAGTAATAACCTCTTTAGTTTTGATTTTCAACCAGAATTAGAAAATCATCCAGGACCAAGTCCCAGTTTAATCTTGCAAGCTTTAACGATGTCCAATGCAAATGACGGCATTAATTTAGAACGATTAGAAACTATTGgagattcttttttaaaatatgcTATAACTACTTATTTGTATTGTACTTATGATAATATACACGAAGGGAAACTGAGTCATTTAAGATCCAAAcag GTGAGCAATTTGAATTTATACAGACTAGGAAGACAAAAAATGTTAGGCGAGAGTATGATAGCAACAAAATTTGAACCCCATGATAACTGGTTACCACCTTGTTACTATGTTCCAAAGGAACTTGAACAAGCACTAATTGAATCTGGTATACCTTCTACCTTATGGAACCAAGCCGACATTCCAACTTTGCAAGCTGTAAATCCAAACGAAATCACTCAGCTTGTTAGAGAAACAGAACAAAAATTGGGTATCATGAAAGATGAACTCGTTCGGAATGAAGCTATGCTTTCAAACAGTCTGGATAACTTGCGTTGTTTCATACCGTACAATTTGATTACTCAACATAGCATTCCTGATAAAAGTATCGCAGATTGTGTCGAGGCATTAATTGGAGCCTACTTGATTGCCTGTGGTCCTAGAGGTGCATTATTGTTTATGGCTTGGTTAGGGATTCATGTATTACCTGTGGAGGAAGTTGGCATTGTACAAGAAACTGAACCAGAAGAAAGAATTCCTGGTAGTACGCCATATGTAAAAGGAACGAATGAGAAGGGTGAAACAACGTGGGCAcag ATTCGTTACGGAAAATTGGAAGAACCACAGAATCCCTTACTTCGATACATCCCTGATCCAGAACAAGAGTTGCAAATGATGCTCGATGGATatgaagaattagaaaaaagtaTAGGATATAAATTTAACGATATTAGTTACTTGTTGCAAGCATTTACTCATGCATCATATCAACCTAATAAATTGACAGACTGTTATCAACGGTTAGAATTTCTTGGAGATGCAGTTTTAG attatttaataacaaggcATTTATATGAAGATGCTCGACAACATTCTCCAGGTGCTTTGACAGATCTACGATCAGCTTTAGTTAATAATACTATATTCGCTTCTCTAGCAGTTAGATGTGGATTTCACAAATATTTTCGACATCTATCTCCGGGCTTAAGCGTTGTTATAAATCGTTTTGTTAGAATTCAGGAAGAAAACGGACATTCCATTAGTGAGGAG TATTATTTAATTGGAGAAGAAAAATGCGAAGAGGCAGAAGATGTAGAAGTACCAAAGGCATTGGGTGATGTTTTTGAATCACTAGCTGGTGCAATTTATTTAGACAGTGGAATGTCTTTGGATGCGGTATGGAGTGTATATTATGTCatcatgaaaaatgaaattg AACAATTCAGTACTAATGTTCCTAAATCTCCAATTCGTGAATTATTGGAATTAGAGCCCGAAACGGCTAAATTTGGCAAGCCAGAAAAATTGGCCGACGGACGTAGGGTTAGAGTTACAGTAGACGTTTTTGGCAAAGGATCCTTCAAAGGAATCGGAAGGAATTACAGAATCGCAAAATGTACTGCAGCGAAATGTGCtctgaagaaattaaaacaaaTGCAAAATTATCCGAGAGATAAA GACCGCATCTCAGAATTGAAACACGAGAAATCTCGTGAGCGGTTGTTTAAGTGTTAA